From Halanaeroarchaeum sulfurireducens, a single genomic window includes:
- a CDS encoding SRPBCC family protein, producing the protein MRTVRETRRVGAPPSAVLDFLDPATVVDMEGTFAAIDTAETDGESRVTARGGGMEVVFAFIETAEGYEYDQLGGAGPFETMQSTLTVTPEDEGSRVTVESEVSLGLPVAAISDRVAAWKRRGEIKRLLRAIEESV; encoded by the coding sequence ATGCGAACCGTGAGGGAAACCAGACGTGTCGGGGCACCGCCGTCGGCCGTCCTGGATTTCCTCGACCCGGCGACCGTCGTCGACATGGAAGGGACGTTCGCCGCCATCGACACCGCGGAGACGGACGGTGAGAGCCGGGTAACGGCACGAGGCGGCGGAATGGAGGTCGTCTTTGCGTTCATCGAGACGGCCGAGGGCTACGAGTACGACCAGCTCGGCGGCGCCGGCCCGTTCGAGACGATGCAGTCGACGCTAACGGTCACGCCGGAGGACGAGGGGTCGCGGGTGACGGTGGAATCGGAGGTCAGTCTGGGATTGCCGGTGGCGGCGATCAGTGACCGCGTCGCCGCCTGGAAACGCCGCGGCGAGATCAAACGCCTGCTCCGGGCCATCGAGGAGAGCGTCTAA
- the upp gene encoding uracil phosphoribosyltransferase, which produces MPIEDRGDAAVITHAVAADILSQLRDVGTERADFRSGLGTLGRICGDEIIDEEMETTPVSIETPLTETTGERIRGRENVVIVTVLRAAMPFVDGLLTAFPDAKQGVVSASRDEEAGMNDDGTFPISVDYINLPDITADDIVIVADPMLATGSTMVAVLEHVLADAPAPATLFALSVVSAPAGLRRVQSAVPADRLLTVSIDDHVDEDGYIVPGLGDAGDRAFGTT; this is translated from the coding sequence ATGCCCATCGAGGATCGAGGGGACGCTGCCGTCATCACGCACGCGGTCGCGGCCGATATCCTCTCGCAGCTTCGGGACGTCGGGACCGAACGGGCCGACTTTCGCTCGGGTCTGGGGACACTCGGCCGGATCTGCGGCGACGAGATCATCGACGAAGAGATGGAGACGACGCCCGTTTCCATCGAAACGCCACTCACGGAGACCACGGGCGAGCGGATTCGGGGGCGCGAGAACGTCGTGATCGTTACCGTCCTGCGAGCGGCGATGCCGTTCGTCGACGGTCTCCTGACGGCGTTTCCGGACGCCAAGCAGGGCGTCGTCAGCGCCAGTCGTGACGAGGAGGCCGGGATGAACGACGACGGCACCTTTCCCATCAGCGTCGATTACATCAATCTGCCTGATATCACGGCCGACGACATCGTGATCGTGGCCGATCCGATGCTCGCGACCGGGTCGACCATGGTCGCGGTCCTGGAGCACGTCCTCGCGGACGCGCCGGCTCCGGCGACGCTGTTCGCGCTCTCGGTGGTCAGCGCCCCCGCCGGCCTGCGTCGCGTCCAGTCTGCGGTCCCCGCGGACAGGCTGCTCACGGTGAGCATCGACGACCACGTCGACGAGGACGGGTACATTGTTCCGGGGCTGGGCGATGCAGGCGACCGGGCGTTCGGCACGACCTGA
- a CDS encoding DUF7569 family protein — MTDDPCDACGEPVADALARTVRLTVDRSQIDAQRLCPECFADWIHRYKTEMEPDTETQQFVEEDGDADDIIID; from the coding sequence ATGACGGACGACCCCTGTGACGCGTGTGGCGAGCCGGTCGCCGACGCGCTCGCCAGAACGGTGCGACTCACGGTCGATCGCTCCCAGATCGACGCCCAGCGGCTGTGTCCGGAGTGCTTTGCCGACTGGATCCACAGATACAAGACGGAAATGGAACCGGACACCGAGACCCAGCAGTTCGTCGAGGAGGACGGTGACGCCGACGACATCATCATCGACTGA
- a CDS encoding IMPACT family protein: MSDRDVFKTIAGPGEAHFEVRGSEFIGHATPVETREEAEAVIETIAADYDDATHNVPAYRVRVASGSSGHLLREYQSDDGEPSGSSGKPALNVLQQRDLENVAAVVTRYYGGTNLGVGGLARAYSRAVKEAIADAGVVERRPREQFAVTVEYDDSGTVRGILESGAGDFEADYETSVTFRVTAPVDEAPAIRDRIRSATSGRAHIE, encoded by the coding sequence ATGAGCGACCGGGACGTCTTCAAGACCATCGCCGGCCCGGGCGAGGCGCACTTCGAGGTGCGGGGTTCGGAGTTCATCGGGCACGCGACCCCGGTCGAGACCCGCGAGGAGGCCGAAGCCGTCATCGAGACGATCGCGGCCGACTACGACGACGCAACTCACAACGTTCCGGCCTACCGCGTGCGCGTAGCGTCGGGCAGTTCGGGCCACCTTCTCCGCGAGTACCAGAGCGACGACGGCGAGCCGAGCGGATCGTCGGGCAAGCCCGCGTTGAACGTCTTACAACAGCGGGATCTCGAGAACGTGGCCGCGGTCGTTACCCGGTATTACGGTGGCACGAACCTTGGCGTCGGCGGGCTCGCACGGGCGTACTCGCGGGCGGTAAAAGAGGCGATCGCGGACGCCGGCGTGGTCGAACGGCGGCCGCGCGAACAGTTCGCCGTCACCGTCGAGTACGACGACTCGGGAACGGTCCGGGGCATCCTCGAATCGGGCGCGGGTGACTTCGAGGCCGACTACGAGACGTCGGTCACGTTTCGGGTCACAGCTCCCGTCGACGAGGCCCCGGCGATCAGGGATCGCATCCGGAGCGCGACCAGCGGCCGAGCGCACATCGAATGA
- a CDS encoding amino acid-binding protein — translation MFDVIMEKFEGSPGQQAVIRLLLERGFSVNDEGRVVSGSIEIPDTQVAQEADVDRRVVDSTTTAILDDEELRRIFQNISQIPSLMDLAPVLDLGVLTIRPYDADEPGIIASVTGLLADRDISIRQTISEDPEFTDEPRTYIVTDDPIPGDVLNELAELPFVRSIELS, via the coding sequence ATGTTCGACGTCATCATGGAGAAGTTCGAGGGCAGCCCCGGCCAGCAGGCCGTGATCCGGTTGCTCCTCGAGCGAGGGTTCTCGGTCAACGACGAGGGACGTGTCGTCTCGGGGTCCATCGAGATCCCGGACACGCAAGTCGCCCAGGAGGCGGACGTCGACCGGCGCGTCGTCGACTCGACGACCACCGCGATCCTGGACGACGAAGAGCTGCGACGCATCTTCCAGAACATCTCCCAGATCCCGAGCCTGATGGACCTCGCGCCGGTTCTCGACCTGGGCGTCCTGACCATCAGACCCTACGACGCCGACGAACCGGGGATCATCGCCTCGGTGACCGGCCTGCTCGCCGATCGGGACATCTCGATCCGCCAGACCATCAGCGAGGACCCGGAGTTCACCGACGAGCCTCGCACCTACATCGTGACTGACGACCCGATCCCGGGCGACGTGCTCAACGAACTGGCCGAACTTCCGTTCGTCCGGTCCATCGAACTGTCCTGA
- the hisB gene encoding imidazoleglycerol-phosphate dehydratase HisB, with amino-acid sequence MSQRSAAVRRETDETTIEVTLEVDGDGAASVDTGIGFFDHMLTALATHGLFDLTVDCDGDLDVDDHHTVEDVGIVLGEAFAEALDEKRGIVRYADRRVPLDEAVATVVVDVSGRPFFAFEGTFSQEAVGEMQSVMARHFVRSLATNAGLTLHAAVEGENAHHEVEALFKALARSLDDATRIDERRTETPSTKGAL; translated from the coding sequence ATGAGTCAGCGGAGCGCCGCGGTACGGCGGGAGACGGACGAGACCACAATCGAGGTTACCCTCGAGGTGGACGGTGACGGGGCGGCGTCAGTCGATACGGGCATCGGCTTTTTCGACCACATGCTCACCGCCCTCGCCACGCACGGTCTCTTCGATCTGACCGTCGACTGCGACGGCGACCTCGACGTGGACGATCACCACACCGTCGAGGACGTCGGCATCGTCCTGGGGGAGGCGTTCGCCGAGGCGCTCGACGAGAAACGCGGGATCGTCCGGTACGCCGACCGGCGGGTCCCCCTCGACGAGGCGGTGGCGACCGTCGTGGTGGACGTGAGCGGTCGGCCGTTCTTCGCCTTCGAGGGAACCTTCTCTCAGGAGGCGGTCGGCGAAATGCAAAGCGTCATGGCACGGCACTTCGTCCGGTCGCTCGCCACGAACGCCGGGCTAACCCTTCACGCGGCCGTCGAGGGCGAGAACGCGCACCACGAGGTCGAGGCACTGTTCAAGGCGCTGGCCCGATCGCTGGACGACGCCACACGCATCGACGAGCGGCGAACGGAGACTCCCTCGACGAAGGGAGCGCTGTGA
- the hisA gene encoding 1-(5-phosphoribosyl)-5-[(5-phosphoribosylamino)methylideneamino]imidazole-4-carboxamide isomerase produces MTFESFEVIPAVDVKDGEAVQLVQGERGTGTRYGDPVAAARRWVNEGATALHLVDLDGAFEGERANAEAIRAIVDAVSVPVQLGGGIRTAADARALLDSGVDRVILGTAAVETPDIVAEISETHPGTVVVSLDAKDGEVVVDGWTEATGLDPAEAAGRYEELGATAILFTDVDVEGRQTGVRTGPVERVVEGVDIPVVASGGVASVDDVRALASAGASAVVVGTALYEGAFSLGEAQSAVATEGD; encoded by the coding sequence ATGACGTTCGAGTCCTTCGAGGTCATCCCCGCGGTGGACGTCAAAGACGGTGAGGCCGTCCAGCTCGTCCAGGGAGAGCGCGGCACGGGAACGCGGTACGGGGACCCGGTGGCGGCCGCCAGGCGGTGGGTCAACGAAGGAGCGACAGCCCTCCACCTGGTCGACCTCGACGGGGCGTTCGAGGGCGAACGGGCGAATGCCGAGGCGATTCGGGCCATCGTCGACGCGGTCTCCGTCCCGGTTCAGCTCGGCGGCGGTATCCGGACCGCAGCGGACGCGAGGGCACTACTCGACAGCGGCGTCGACCGCGTCATCCTCGGGACGGCCGCCGTGGAGACGCCCGATATCGTGGCCGAGATCAGCGAGACACACCCCGGAACTGTGGTCGTGAGTCTCGACGCGAAAGACGGCGAGGTGGTGGTCGACGGCTGGACGGAGGCGACCGGGCTCGACCCCGCCGAAGCAGCGGGCCGCTACGAGGAACTGGGGGCCACGGCCATCCTCTTCACCGACGTGGACGTCGAGGGCCGACAGACCGGTGTTCGGACCGGTCCGGTCGAGCGAGTCGTCGAGGGCGTCGACATCCCCGTGGTGGCAAGCGGCGGGGTTGCTTCGGTCGACGACGTGCGAGCGCTCGCGAGCGCGGGCGCGAGCGCGGTGGTCGTGGGCACGGCCCTTTACGAGGGGGCGTTCTCCCTCGGGGAGGCACAGTCCGCGGTGGCTACAGAGGGGGACTGA
- the fer gene encoding ferredoxin Fer, whose amino-acid sequence MPTVEYLNYETLDDQGWDLDDDDIFEKAADAGFDDEDYGTLDVADGEYILEAAEAQGFDWPFSCRAGACANCAAILKEGEIDMDMQQILSDEEVEDEGVRLTCIGSPAEDDVKIIYNAKHLDYLQDRVI is encoded by the coding sequence ATGCCGACAGTAGAATACCTCAATTACGAGACACTGGACGACCAGGGATGGGACCTGGACGACGACGATATCTTCGAGAAGGCCGCCGACGCCGGTTTCGACGACGAGGACTACGGGACCCTCGACGTCGCCGACGGGGAATACATCCTCGAAGCGGCCGAGGCACAGGGATTCGACTGGCCGTTCTCGTGCCGTGCGGGTGCCTGCGCCAACTGCGCGGCCATCCTCAAGGAGGGCGAGATCGACATGGACATGCAGCAGATCCTCTCCGACGAGGAAGTCGAGGACGAGGGCGTCCGCCTGACCTGCATCGGCTCGCCCGCCGAAGACGACGTGAAGATCATCTACAACGCCAAGCACCTGGACTACCTCCAGGACCGCGTCATCTGA
- a CDS encoding A24 family peptidase, translating to MTSLPDLLRLVVVPALGWAAYRDVRTRRVPNDLWAPLALLGVVLLVWEAFSRLGDPYLSVWALRVALSVGIVAPLALAFWYVGGFGGADAKAFMVLAVLLPTYPTYQIDSVWLPIVTTDVGVFSLTVLTNAVLVALAYPLALAGHNLLRGEFSWVAFLGREIPVDEVPSHHGSLLETPDGFTRNGLDLDALRMYLRWRGVSLAKLRANPALRDPATLPEEPNEPTDGAVLADGSGDPWGAAAFLDDIDSSAYGTTPDQLRAGLDVLIAADEVWITPGIPFIVPTFFGLLLALTVGDLLFAVLFAVGLV from the coding sequence GTGACGTCCCTCCCCGACCTCCTCCGGCTCGTCGTCGTCCCCGCCCTCGGCTGGGCCGCCTATCGCGACGTCCGCACGCGTCGGGTTCCCAACGATCTCTGGGCCCCGCTCGCGCTGCTGGGGGTCGTCCTTCTCGTGTGGGAGGCGTTTTCCCGACTGGGCGATCCGTACCTCTCCGTGTGGGCGCTCAGGGTGGCTTTGAGCGTCGGGATCGTGGCGCCACTCGCCCTCGCCTTCTGGTACGTCGGCGGATTCGGCGGTGCCGACGCGAAGGCGTTCATGGTGCTCGCCGTCCTGTTGCCGACCTACCCGACCTACCAGATCGACTCGGTGTGGCTCCCCATCGTGACCACCGACGTGGGCGTCTTCTCGCTTACCGTCCTCACGAACGCGGTGCTCGTGGCGCTGGCCTATCCACTCGCGCTGGCGGGCCACAACCTCCTTCGCGGGGAATTCTCCTGGGTCGCGTTCCTCGGTCGAGAGATCCCCGTCGATGAGGTGCCCTCCCACCACGGCAGTCTCCTCGAAACCCCGGACGGATTCACTCGGAACGGGCTGGACCTCGACGCACTGCGGATGTATCTCCGGTGGCGTGGTGTCTCGCTCGCGAAACTACGGGCGAACCCCGCGCTCAGAGACCCGGCGACCCTCCCCGAGGAGCCCAACGAACCCACGGACGGTGCTGTCCTGGCCGACGGGAGCGGGGACCCGTGGGGGGCGGCGGCGTTCCTCGACGACATCGACTCGAGCGCCTACGGGACGACGCCCGATCAGCTTCGCGCGGGACTGGACGTCCTCATCGCCGCCGACGAGGTGTGGATCACGCCGGGGATCCCCTTCATCGTTCCCACGTTTTTCGGCCTGCTGCTGGCGCTGACGGTCGGCGACCTGCTGTTCGCCGTCCTCTTCGCCGTCGGTCTCGTCTGA
- the hisI gene encoding phosphoribosyl-AMP cyclohydrolase has translation MSAFAVDIEFDDDGLVPVVAQDVETDEVLMLAYATREAVERTRASGRAHYYSRSRDELWEKGATSGNVQEVAEIRVDCDGDTLLYRVHQEGGACHTGHRSCFYRTLDGKNVGELVFDPDDVY, from the coding sequence ATGTCTGCGTTCGCGGTCGATATCGAGTTCGACGACGACGGTCTGGTCCCCGTCGTCGCCCAGGACGTCGAGACCGACGAGGTGTTGATGCTCGCGTACGCCACTCGCGAGGCGGTCGAGCGCACCCGGGCGTCGGGCCGAGCACACTATTACTCCCGGAGCAGGGACGAACTCTGGGAGAAGGGAGCGACGAGCGGCAACGTCCAGGAGGTCGCCGAGATACGGGTGGACTGTGATGGCGATACGCTCCTGTACCGCGTGCACCAGGAGGGTGGCGCCTGTCATACGGGCCACCGCTCCTGTTTTTACCGCACCCTGGACGGCAAGAACGTTGGGGAGCTCGTCTTCGACCCGGACGATGTCTACTGA
- a CDS encoding DUF7118 family protein, producing MSTESLVDRLASARADLEAAEAAVDDVGEDRLERLRAAREDLLSLLGQYESRATGSGDFQAYLDFQEAVAEFVEDLPEDLPEREAFEEINDRFEKRRLTEGDFEAARDALSPVDALVDRLDDRSDAHQQYRAARRDVESRLREIEEEIDRLERVASLADADLDAPVEKLREPMMAYNEAVADAFDSFKRDAPAREVLAFVEATRSFPLASYPEPPAELADYLSEADVGAEPVQTLLEFADYSRSKLDHYVDHPQQFMRLVGGNRTYLDRLDAEPLEFEWPPAPADEVRWRADELVSVVNRFASDDVVERLERVQALARNEPHYEHLRLTTRAREELTDEERERVAAGAVGADIEALEAERDRLTEALDEY from the coding sequence ATGTCTACTGAGTCGCTCGTCGACCGCCTCGCCAGCGCCCGGGCGGATCTCGAAGCGGCGGAGGCAGCCGTCGACGACGTTGGCGAGGACCGTCTCGAACGCCTCAGGGCCGCCCGCGAGGACCTCCTGTCGCTTCTCGGCCAGTACGAGAGTCGTGCGACCGGGTCCGGGGACTTCCAGGCGTACCTCGACTTCCAGGAGGCGGTGGCCGAATTCGTCGAGGACCTTCCCGAGGACCTCCCCGAGCGCGAGGCCTTCGAGGAGATCAACGATCGATTCGAGAAACGTCGCCTTACGGAAGGCGACTTCGAGGCGGCCAGGGACGCCCTTTCTCCCGTCGATGCGCTCGTCGACCGCCTCGACGACCGCTCGGACGCGCACCAGCAATATCGCGCGGCCCGTCGGGACGTCGAATCCCGCCTCCGGGAGATAGAGGAGGAGATCGACCGTCTCGAACGCGTGGCGTCGCTCGCCGACGCCGACCTCGACGCCCCCGTCGAGAAGCTTCGCGAGCCCATGATGGCATACAACGAGGCGGTGGCGGACGCGTTCGACTCCTTCAAACGGGACGCCCCTGCCAGGGAGGTCCTGGCGTTCGTCGAGGCGACACGGTCCTTTCCGCTGGCCAGCTACCCCGAACCGCCCGCCGAACTCGCCGACTATCTGTCCGAGGCCGACGTTGGGGCGGAGCCCGTTCAGACGCTCCTCGAGTTCGCGGACTACTCGCGGTCGAAACTCGATCACTACGTCGATCACCCCCAGCAGTTCATGCGGCTCGTCGGCGGGAACCGGACCTACCTCGACCGTCTCGACGCCGAACCGCTCGAGTTCGAATGGCCGCCCGCACCTGCCGACGAGGTTCGCTGGCGGGCCGACGAACTCGTCTCTGTCGTCAACCGGTTTGCATCCGACGACGTCGTCGAGCGACTGGAGCGCGTGCAGGCCCTCGCGCGAAACGAACCGCACTACGAGCACCTCCGACTGACGACGCGGGCCCGGGAGGAACTCACCGACGAGGAACGCGAGCGGGTGGCCGCTGGCGCGGTCGGTGCGGACATCGAGGCCCTGGAGGCCGAGCGCGACCGCCTCACTGAGGCCCTCGACGAGTACTAA
- a CDS encoding RAD55 family ATPase, which produces MRVSTGCRGMDRLLDGGLPANRMYVISGPPGSGKTTFASQFITEGVRNDETSLYITMHETREELIQDMSSFDFGFEQAITGKNARFLNLTAEKARMSLTKYGTEGGLTNRVAAMIEENDVDRAVIDSTMLLSHFVEERESALTEFVTRLKQTDATIILISEMTDPSAYSDEHFLAHGVIFFHNFMEAGGMTRAAQIIKMRGTDIDCDMHAASFSSGGLAVHPDLKVDQVS; this is translated from the coding sequence ATGCGCGTGTCAACCGGGTGTCGGGGGATGGACCGGCTGCTGGACGGAGGCTTGCCCGCGAACCGGATGTACGTCATCAGCGGCCCGCCGGGCAGCGGGAAGACCACGTTCGCCTCGCAGTTTATCACGGAGGGCGTCCGCAACGACGAGACGTCACTCTATATCACGATGCACGAGACCCGCGAGGAACTGATTCAGGACATGTCATCTTTCGACTTCGGGTTCGAGCAGGCCATCACCGGGAAGAATGCGCGCTTTCTCAACCTGACCGCCGAGAAGGCGCGGATGTCACTCACCAAGTACGGCACCGAGGGCGGGTTGACGAACCGGGTCGCGGCGATGATCGAGGAGAATGACGTGGACCGGGCGGTCATCGATTCGACGATGCTACTCTCGCACTTCGTCGAGGAGCGGGAGAGTGCGCTGACCGAGTTCGTGACGCGACTGAAACAGACCGACGCGACCATCATTCTCATCTCCGAGATGACCGATCCCTCCGCGTACTCGGACGAACACTTCCTCGCCCACGGCGTCATCTTCTTCCACAACTTCATGGAGGCGGGCGGGATGACGCGGGCCGCCCAGATCATCAAGATGCGCGGGACGGACATCGACTGCGATATGCACGCAGCCTCCTTCTCCAGCGGTGGCCTGGCCGTCCACCCCGATCTGAAGGTCGATCAGGTGTCGTAG